One [Clostridium] saccharolyticum WM1 DNA segment encodes these proteins:
- a CDS encoding chemotaxis protein CheW, producing MSAENTKTAMSGADNYADEDFISGGTETMERYLTFRTDNLIFGVSTNYIIEIITNHAITPMPMMPGYVKGIINLRGQIVPIIDIRLRLGKPAIEYTNTTCVIVLNVDSVFIGVIVDAVDQVLDIDYSSISPVPANNREELVSGMISLPDNHVVLLLDCETLVNNS from the coding sequence ATGTCAGCAGAGAATACAAAAACAGCCATGTCTGGTGCAGATAATTATGCAGACGAAGATTTTATTTCCGGCGGGACAGAAACCATGGAACGGTACCTGACCTTTCGCACCGATAACCTGATTTTTGGTGTAAGCACCAATTATATCATTGAGATCATTACCAACCATGCGATCACCCCCATGCCCATGATGCCGGGCTATGTAAAGGGAATCATCAACTTAAGAGGTCAGATCGTACCGATCATCGACATCCGTTTAAGACTTGGCAAACCAGCCATTGAATACACCAACACCACCTGCGTCATCGTTCTGAATGTGGATTCGGTATTTATCGGAGTCATCGTGGATGCCGTTGACCAGGTTCTTGACATAGACTATTCCAGCATTTCCCCTGTTCCTGCCAATAACCGGGAAGAGCTGGTAAGCGGTATGATCTCCCTGCCGGACAATCACGTTGTCCTGCTTCTGGATTGTGAAACTTTAGTTAATAACTCATAA
- a CDS encoding CheR family methyltransferase — protein sequence MLTLSQQDFTRLVQFVKKNYGIDLSKKMQLIMGRLSNTIISLGYTSFTDYIDHIISSKNPADLEVMLNKLTTNYTYFMREEAHFNFFRDTILPYLLNTKKNKVLSIWSAGCSSGEEPYTISMIIKETLGAQAALWDTRVLATDISQNALKAAREAVYDEDSLKNLSSAWKSKYFVKTSEQGVYSVAPAIKSNVIFQTFNLMDPIHFRLKFDVIFCRNVMIYFDQGTKDALIQRFYDATAPGGYLLIGHSETINKEKTPYKYLMPATYRKE from the coding sequence ATGCTAACACTTTCGCAGCAAGACTTTACGCGGCTGGTTCAGTTCGTGAAAAAAAATTATGGAATTGATCTGTCTAAAAAGATGCAGCTGATTATGGGGCGGTTGTCAAATACCATCATATCCCTGGGATACACTTCCTTTACGGATTACATCGACCATATCATCTCATCCAAGAACCCGGCCGACTTAGAAGTCATGTTAAACAAGCTTACAACGAATTACACCTATTTTATGAGGGAGGAAGCTCATTTTAATTTTTTCCGTGACACCATACTCCCTTATCTGCTAAACACAAAGAAAAATAAGGTTTTAAGCATATGGAGCGCCGGCTGCTCTTCCGGAGAGGAGCCTTATACAATTTCAATGATCATCAAGGAAACCCTGGGGGCGCAAGCCGCCCTCTGGGATACCCGGGTCCTGGCTACCGACATCTCCCAGAATGCTTTAAAGGCTGCAAGGGAAGCGGTCTATGATGAAGACTCCCTTAAAAATCTGTCTTCTGCCTGGAAATCCAAATATTTTGTTAAAACCTCGGAACAGGGTGTCTATTCCGTAGCCCCTGCAATAAAATCAAACGTAATTTTCCAAACCTTCAATCTGATGGACCCCATTCACTTCCGGCTAAAATTTGACGTAATTTTTTGCAGAAATGTAATGATTTATTTTGACCAGGGCACCAAGGATGCCTTGATTCAGCGTTTTTATGATGCAACCGCGCCGGGAGGCTATCTTCTCATTGGACATTCAGAAACGATAAATAAGGAGAAAACACCTTATAAATACTTAATGCCCGCAACATACCGAAAAGAATAA